In one Polaribacter sp. ALD11 genomic region, the following are encoded:
- a CDS encoding adenylate kinase, translating to MSIIKLQDLYFKPFISREKISAIVKYLAKSVKADLPKDEVPVFVGILNGCFLFAADFMREFEGDCEISFVKLASYEGTSTTDNVKHLVGLNEDLTGRTVIILEDIIDTGTTLQEIYNIFRDKNVKQLKIATLFFKPEVFRKELPIDYIGLSIDDKFIVGYGLDYNGLGRNYPEIYQLSTKPKMKNIVLFGPPGAGKGTQAEFLKNMYNLLHISTGDVFRFNIKNETKLGLLAKKYMDEGDLVPDEVTIEMLKAEVEKNADANGFIFDGFPRTQSQAEALDIFLAEKGEQVNGMIALEVPEDILVTRLLERGKTSGRTDDTDESKIRNRFNEYNTKTAILKDYFDDQNKYYGINGVGSVEEITQRISKVFDTL from the coding sequence ATGAGTATTATAAAACTTCAAGATTTATATTTTAAGCCTTTTATTAGTAGGGAAAAAATTTCGGCAATTGTAAAATATTTAGCAAAAAGCGTAAAAGCAGATTTACCTAAAGATGAAGTACCTGTTTTTGTTGGTATTTTAAATGGTTGTTTTTTATTTGCAGCAGATTTTATGAGAGAGTTCGAAGGTGACTGTGAAATTTCTTTTGTTAAATTAGCTTCCTATGAAGGTACTTCTACAACAGACAATGTAAAACACCTAGTTGGTCTTAATGAAGATTTAACAGGCAGAACGGTTATCATATTAGAAGACATTATAGACACAGGTACCACACTTCAAGAAATTTATAATATCTTTAGAGACAAAAACGTAAAACAACTAAAAATAGCTACTTTATTTTTTAAACCAGAGGTTTTTAGAAAAGAGTTACCAATAGATTATATCGGTCTAAGTATTGATGATAAATTTATTGTTGGTTATGGTTTAGACTATAATGGCTTAGGAAGAAATTATCCAGAAATATATCAACTATCAACAAAACCAAAAATGAAAAACATCGTATTATTTGGCCCTCCAGGAGCCGGAAAAGGAACACAAGCAGAATTTTTAAAAAATATGTACAATCTACTACATATTTCTACTGGAGATGTCTTTCGTTTCAATATTAAAAACGAAACAAAATTAGGCTTGTTGGCTAAAAAATATATGGATGAAGGCGATTTGGTGCCAGATGAAGTTACCATAGAGATGCTAAAAGCAGAGGTAGAAAAAAATGCAGATGCAAATGGCTTTATTTTTGATGGTTTTCCTAGAACACAATCTCAAGCAGAAGCTTTAGATATCTTTTTAGCTGAAAAAGGAGAACAAGTAAATGGAATGATTGCACTTGAGGTGCCAGAAGATATTTTGGTAACTCGTTTATTAGAAAGAGGAAAAACAAGTGGAAGAACGGATGATACTGATGAAAGTAAAATCAGAAATCGTTTTAATGAATACAATACAAAAACAGCTATTTTAAAGGATTATTTTGATGATCAAAATAAATACTACGGAATTAATGGTGTAGGTTCTGTAGAAGAAATTACACAACGAATTTCTAAAGTGTTTGATACCCTTTAA